The DNA window GAAGGCAAAGGTACCCACCAGGGCCACGGGCACGGCAATCAGCGGGATGAGGGTGGCGCGCCAACTGCCGAGGAAGATGAAGACGACGATAATGACCAGGACGAAGGCCTCGAACAGGGTATGGACCACCTTTTCCAGGCTGGCCTTCACGAAATCCGTGGTATCAAAAATGATGTCGTAGGCGAGATCGTCGGGGAAGCGATCCTTGAGCCGGGTCATGGCCGCCTGGACCCCATCGCCGACCGCGACGGCGTTGGCGCCTGGCGCCAGATAGATGGCCATGGCCGCCGTGTCCTTGCCATTCAGCCGACTGGTGGAATCGCGCTGCATGGAGCCCAGCTCCACCCCGCCCAGGTCCTTGAGGCGCACGAAGGAACCATCCGGATTGGCGCGCACCACGATGTCCTCGAATTCCGCGACATCCGCGAGCCGCCCCTGGGTCTGAAGGCTGATCTGGAAGCGTTGGTCCGCCGTCATGGGCTGGGCGCCGATGCGCCCCACCGCCGCTTGGGTGTTCTGGGTCCGAATGGCGTCAATGACATCCGCGGGGGTGAGGCTGAGGGCCGCGAGCCGGTCCGAGTTCAGCCAGATGCGCATGCTGTAGTCGAGGGCCCCGAAGAGAAAGACATCCCCGACCCCCGGGATACGCTTCAGGGTGTCGATAATGTTGATCGTGGCGTAGTTACTGAGGAAGAGGTCGTCGTAACTGCCTTCGGGCGAATAAATCGCCACCACCTGCAGCATGGCGGTGGATTTTTTCTTGACCGAGACCCCCGCCCGCTTGACCTCGTCGGGCAGACCCGACTCCGCCAGGGCGACCCGGTTCTTGACATTGACCGAATTCAGATCCGGGTCCGTACCCAGGGCGAAGGTGACGGTGAGGGTATAGCTACCGTCGTTGGCGCTGTTGGAGCGCATGTAGAGCATGTTGTCCACGCCATTGACCTGGGACTCCAGGGGCTGGGCCACGGTGGATTCCACCACGTCCGCGCTGGCGCCCGTATAGCTGGCGGTGACCTGGACCGAGGGCGGGACTATGTCCGGAAACTGGGCGACGGGGATGCCCACCATGGCGATGAGGCCCGCCAGGGTGATGACAACCGATATGACAATGGCCAGCCTGGGCCGATCGATAAAGATATCCGAGATCATGGGTTATCACCCTGGCCTGGCTCCGCGGCGGGGGCGCCCGGCGCATCGGCGGGCGTGGCGGTGACGATCTGTCCGGGCCGCACCTTCTGGATGCCCTCGGTCACCACCAGCTCGCCCTCCTTGAGCCCACTCAGCACCACCGAATTGGACCCCTGCATGGGACCAGTCTGAATACGCCGGACCTGCACCTTCTGGTCGCCGTCCAGCACCAGGACATAGACCCCCTGCTGATCGACCTGCTGACTGGCCTGGGGGATCAGGATGGCCGACTCGGGTTCCTCCTCCGCCAGGAGGACACTGAGATACTGGCCGTCCGAGAGCAGACCCTCCGGGTTGGGAAATACCGCCCGCACCAGCACGGTGTCGGTGCCGGAGTTCGTGATCACATCGACAAAATCCAGGCGACCGGCCTGATCGTAGAGGCTGCCGTCCGGGAGTCGGGCGCGGACGGTCAACTCCTTGGCCTCGCCGCCGTTGGCCGCGGCGCGTTGCCGCGCGTCCAGGAGTTCACGCTGGGTCACCGGGAAGAGGATGTGCATAGGATCCTGGCTGACCAGGGTCGCCAGAACCCCGGAGGCGGGGCCGACCAGGTTGCCTACCGTCAGCGCCGCCCGGCCAATGCGCCCCGCCACCGGGGCCTTGATCTGGGTGTAGTCCAGATTGAGCTGGGCCACCGCCAGGGCCGCCTGGGCCTGTTCGACGCCCGCCGCCGCCACCCGGTTAGCGGCGCGGAGCTTATCCACCTCCGCCGCCGACATGTTTTTTTGCCTGAGAAGTTCCTCGCCCCGGGCAAACTGGGCGCGGGTATTTTCCACCTCGGCCTGGGCCTTGGCCAGGTCCGCCTCGCGCTCCTGAACGATAGCCTGATACTGGTCAGGCTCGATGAGGAAGAGGACCTCGTCCACCCTCACCGGCTGGCCCTCGATGAAGCGTCGCTCCTTGAGAAAACCCTCGACCCGGGCCCGCAATTCCACCTTATCCACCGCCGCCACCCGGCCCACGAAGGTCACCTGCTGTTCGATCGGCTTCTTCACCGCAGCCATGACCTCGACACTGGGAGCGGACGCGGCGGCGTCCAGGGGAGCCGGCCCCTCCCCCTGGCCGCAGCCGGCAACCAGCAGGGATATGGCAATGAGCCAGAAGGGGGGGTGGGTGAAAGGCTTGCTGGGCATGGGTGACTCCGGCGCAGACGAGATAGCCAATTATTTTCACACGCCCCACCACCCGACGCGAATTCTCCTTGCCGCTTGACGATGGCCCGCGCCAATGCGATGGTTCTCACGGGTGGACGCCATGACGTCACCAAAATTTTTGGCTGCTAAACAGAGGTGAACAATGACGACTTCGGAAAAAGATGCCGGCATGATCGAGGTATTGGTCGAACGACTGGAGCAACAGCGCTTGCCCCGGGCCCTGGACCTCAAGGCCCTGGTCGATCGTGGCGAACGCCTGAGCGACCTGGATATCTCCTTCCTGGAAGAGGTGCTCCAGGATGCCAGCGATGTCAAGCCCTTTATTGACCAACACCCGGAATGGCAGGACCTGGCCGGTCGCATCGTCCACCTTTACAAGGACATCACCACCCAAGCCTTGAAGAATGAACAAGGACCTGGCTAGCCGCCCGATTTTCCTGTCCGTACACCTTTTGAAGGGAGGGCCTGGAGATGAATGAAAGCGAGAACCCTGGCGCTGTTGTTCCTGGACTCCTGGGACAGGTGCGTGGTTGGCTCGCGGCGCGCGGCGCGGCGCGGCAGCTTGAGCGCGAGCGGGCCAAGGCCCTGGCCGAGGCGGTCGAGGAGGTGGTCTCCGGCGTCGAACCCAAACTCCGGGCCGTCAGCGGTTATCAGGTCAAGCTGGGTCCGGAAATCCAGCGCTTCCTGGATTTCGTCACCGCCATCATCGCCCAACTGCCTCCCGCCATCGAACTAAGCCGCGCCGCCTGGCAGCGAGATCCCCAGGTCAACGCCTTCTTCGCGGCTGCCAAGGACCTGCCCCTCTGCCTCTCCCGCGCGCCGGAACTGAGCGACTACTTCAAACGCGAGCCCCTCGCGACCGAGGCCTATTGCATCATGACCTCGACCCGCGCCGAGCGGCAGGTCTTCGGTATCGGCCTCCAGGGCGATATGCTGCAACGGGATCTGGCCCAGACCAGCGTCGGCTTCGTGGAACCGCTGATCCTGGCGCCCTCGCCCACCGAGGCGGAAGTGCGCAAGGAGGCCCTGAACCGCGCCCTGCACCTCTTTATCGGCTTGGCCCAGGCGCAACTGGCCCAAACCCTCGGCCAACGCCAGGGTCTGGACCATGAGCGCCAGATCCAGGAGGTGCGGCTGCGCAGCCTGCGCACCCGCGCGCGCGGCCTGGACGTGGATGGGAAGCTGGGGGACGAGATCCTGACCGTCGAGCAGAGCCTGGCGGAGAACGCGCGCCAGATGGAGGCCCTGGGCGGTCCCCTCATGGGTCTTGATGCCACCCTCGAACAGGTGCGTGCCCTCTTTGCGACCCCCGGCGACCAGATTCACCTCGCCCACATCCCCCTGCGTCTGGACCTGTTGGGGATCAAGCTCGACGAGGCCGCCCAGGGCCAGCCGCGGGCGCAGGTCAACGAACTCTCCCTGATCGAATTTACCGTCGGTTCGCGGCGGCGCGTCATCACCCTGGTGCGCTGCCCTCGGGAGGAGATGCTGTCCCTGGAACAGGTGGTCGGGCAGGTGGACCCCTTCCTGGCCTCCCAACTCGGCATCCGGGGGATGTGAGATCAGCGGAGCCCATTCATTTTGCTAACCAGGGTGTCCTTCGCGAAGGCTGAAGGGGGCCTGAACGATCCGGGGGTGCCCATGCGGCTTGGTAACTTCATCCTGGCAATCGCCAGTCTCCTCATCCTGACCCTGGGCCTTTCTCCCGTGCGGGCGGGGGAGGTCCTGGAGGGGGTCAAATCCCGTGGCGTGTTGCGCTGCGGGGTCAGCGAGGGCATCCCGGGCTTTTCGGAGCGCGACCCCGAGGGGCGCTGGCGGGGTCTGGACGCCGATTTCTGCCGGGCAGTGGCCGCCGCCGTGATCGGGGACGGCGAAAAGGTCAAATTCGTGCCCCTCTCGGCCGCGGAGCGCTTTCCCGCCCTGCAGGCCCGCAAGATCGACCTCCTGGCCCGCAATACCACCTGGACCCTGGTCCGGGAGGCGGTCATGGGCATTCAGTTCACCGCCACCCTCTATTACGACGGCCAGTCCTTCATGGTGCCAGCGGAGAGCCCGGTTAAGCACCCCACCGACCTGAACGGGGCAACCCTCTGCGTCCAGAAAGGCACCACCAGCGAGCGCAATCTCCGGCCCTACTTCGAGCGCCAGGGGCTAAGGGTCAAGCCCCTGGTCTTCGACTCCGCCAAGGAGGCCACCGCCGCCTTCTTCGGTGGCCGTTGCCAGGCCTATAGCGCCGATAGTGGTCAGCTCGCGGGAGCGCGCCTCCTGGCTCCCGCCGGCCGCCTGGCCTACCGCATCCTCCCTGATCTCATTTCCAGCGAGCCCCTGGCCCCGGCGGTCTGGGGGGGTGATCAGCAGTGGACCACCATGGTCCGCTGGGTTTTCTTCGTCCTCCTGCACGCCGAGGACCTGGGCTTCACCCGCGCCCTGGCCAATGACCCGCCCCTGGATTTTTACGCCGCCCTGCTGCGCTGGAACGAGCAGGAGGCCGATGCCCTGGCCAAGTCAATGGGCGTAGCCAAGGGCTGGGCGTTGCGCGCCCTGGCCACCGTCGGCAACTATGGCGAACTCTTCGAGCGCAACCTGGGCGCGGACAGTGAACTTGGGCTGGAGCGCGGCCTCAACCGGCTCTGGAAGGATGGCGGGCTCATGTACGCCCCGCCTTACAAGTAGCGAGGCGAGACCATGAGCGACCTCCAGATCTACCTGACCATCGGCGTCTTTGCCGCCGTCATCCTGCTGATCGCCCTGGACCTGATCGATATGACGGTGGCCGCCCTGCTGGGGCTGTCCGTCCTGGTCCTGACCGGCATCCTCGACCGTAATGACCTGATGGAGACGGTGCGGGTCGCCAATGGCCCCATCGCCCTGCTGTTCGGCGGCATGGTGGTGGCGCGGGTCTTGAGCAAGACCGGGCTCTTCGAACGCCTGGGGGCCATCTTGCTGCGCGCCACCGGTGGCAGTGGCAAACGCTTCCTGCTCCTGCTGGTCGCCCTGGTGGCGCCCATCTGCGCCCTCCTGCCCAACGCCACCACCGTCATCCTGGTCGCGCCCGTCATCCTGGGGGTCTGCCGGGCCCTCAAGATCGATTTTGTTGGCCCCATGATCCTCACCGCCATCATCAGTAATTCCGCGGGCATGTTGACCCTGGTAGGCGACCCGGCGACCTTCCTGGTAGCTAGTTCCATCGGCCTCTCCTTCGGGGAATATCTGCGTACCGTAAGCCTGGGCGGCCTGCTGGCGGTCCTGGCCATCCTCCCCCTGCTGCCCTGGCTCATGCGCGACATCTGGCGCCTGCGCCTGGTCCTGCCCGACCCCGAGCCGGCCGAACCCATCGCACGGCCGGGCTTTGTCATCCTCGCCCTGGGGGTGCTCCTGGTCATGGTCCTGCTCTTCCTCTTCGGCGAGAGCCTGCCCAATTCGGTCCCCCCGCCCTCCGTCGCCATCATCGCCGCCAGCCTGGCCCTGCTGGTGATCCATAGCGCCCGGGTCGAACCGGTGGACAACGTGCTGCGCGACCTGGACTGGAAGACTCTGATCTTTCTCGCCGCCATTTTTTCCCTGGTCCAGGCCTTCACCAAAACCGGACTCCTGCAGGGTATGTCCCTGCAGCTTTATGGCTGGTTTGGCGCCGAGATCACCCTAGTGGCCCTGGTCATGCTGGCCGGCATTGGCTTCCTGTCCAGCCTGCTGGCCAATATCCCGGTGGTGGCCGCCTCGCTCATCATGGCCAAGGGGTATCTGGTGGCCGCCCAGGCCGTCCCCGAGTTTGCCCTGGCCGCCAGTTTCACCGACTGGCCGGCGGCGACCCTGCCCCTCTTCATCGCCATGATGTTCGGCGCCACCCTGGGAGGGAACGCCACCCTGATCGGGGCCTCGGCCAACATCGTCGGCGTTGGCATCTGCAACAACCAGGGCGCCCATGTCACCTTTGCGACATTCGCGCGCTACGGCGTGCCGATCACCCTCGCCCAACTTACCATGGGCGCCCTGTATGTTCTGGCCCTGACCAGCCTTCTTGGCGCCGCTCCCTCAACCCCGATGGCGGAGATCTTGCCATGAAACCTGTCCTCCTCCGGCTCGTCCGGCCCCTCCCGGCCCTGACCCTGGCCCTGCTGGCCACGGGCTGCACCAACACCCCGGATGCCGGGTCCGCCGCCATCCTCGGCAGTGGCACCGATGTCACCGTCAGCGATCCAGCCCGCCTGACCAAAAGTGGCTTTCTGAGTGATTACCAGCGACTGGCCCCCGTACCCTGGGCCGATGGCGTCCAATGCTGGAGCAATCCGCAACTACAAGCGGGGATCTATGACAAAGTGCTCATCACCCGCATGAGTGTCAAGCTCAAGGACGGCCAGGGGGATGGCATCGACCCCACCGACCTCAAGGCCCTGACGGACTATTTCCATCAGGCCCTGGTCAAGGCCCTATCGCCCAAGACCAAGGTCGTTGACAAGGCCGGACCAGGCGTGCTGGCCCTGCGCATTGCCTTGACCGATCTGGTGCCAACCAAGGTAGGTGAAAGCGCCCTCGGCACCCTGGTCCCCTATGGCTTCGTCGCCGAGATCGGGTCCGGGGCCGCGACCGGTCGGCCCGCCGGGTCCACCCCCTATCTGGGCGAGACCGGCATCGAAATGCAGGTCATCGACGGCGGCACCCAAAAAATCCTCGCCGAATGTCGTGATACCCAGATCGGCCGCAAGTACGCCGCAGACGACAAGAATGGGATGGGTGGCGCCGTCCAGACCTGGACCAGCGGCTATGTCAACTCCTTCCAGGCCTGGGCCTATGCCAAGAACGCCTTCGACAAATGGGCCGTCCTTATCGCCCAGCGTCTGGCCGCTCTGCGCGGGGCAAAGCCCCAAGGCTAAGGGGGGTGTCGTCTCCCCGCAAGAGGGCCTAGCCCCAAACCGGGGTCGTCACTCCGTCTCCCAGCCCCGCTCGGTCCCCACCGGGCGGGGATTTTGGGTGATAGCTTGGGGTTGCGATCCCGCCTCCAGTACCCGCACCGGCTTGGCGCGGCGACCAAGCCGTAACAGATCGCCCTCGCCGCTGGCCAAACGCTCCTGACGGGCCCGCACCCCATAGCCGATGGCCGCGCCTCCGGCGGTGGAGAGCGCCAGCACGCCCAGGGAGATCATCTGGGTCATCAGCAGCAGCAGCCCCGCGCCCACGCCGCCGGCAATAATGAGGCCGGTCTTGGCCTGACTGCCCAGCCTGGCACGCTGCTGTTGACGTTGCGCCTGGCGCTGAGTGTTCTTGATCTCCCGAATTTTCTCCTGCTCGACCCGGACCCGGAGCTGTTCCTTCTCCCGTGAAAAGCTGGCCTGGGCCTTGGCCAGGGATTCCTTGCGGGCACCGGTGGCGATGCTGCTAAACCAAAGCGCGGTCATGGCCGCGACGGTCACACCCAAGGCGCCATAGAGGGGCCAGGTCTGGGTCAGGTCCGTCTTCAGGGCCGCATAAACGATCAGCCCCGTGGTACCCTGGAGACAAAATATGCCGATCAAATATTTGACGAGACTGGAAAAATGTAGGGAGAACATGGCGAACTTGGCGATAGGGAGCAAGGAGGGATCTTGGGATGATAGCTGATTCCAGACCCGGAGAGATCTAGCAGATGACCCTGCATGGGTATCGGCATGGCCCATCCGGCCTTGAGCGCCGTCACCCCGGTGAAAATTTCCTGGCCGGGACCCGCTTGACTGCCACGCCCGGCAAGGCTACTTTCCCTCCGGGGCCACACCAAGAGCGCCGACATGCCCCCCTACACCCTCGGTTTATCACTGCCCCCGATGGCAAGCGTCTGTCGGTATTGCTGCCCCTGGCCGAGTACGAGGCCCTGATGGAGCGGTTGGAGGACCTGGAGGACCTGGAAGAGGCCCGGAAAGTCCTGGCTCGCATCGCCCGCGGCGAGGAGGAAATTATCCCCTGGGAATCCGTTAAAGGCCGAACTTGGTCTATAGCATCGCCTTTGCCGCCGCGGCCAAACGCCAGTTCGACAAGTTACCGAGGCCCGCGCAACGGTAGCCTGGCGAGGTCATTGCCCAGCTTGCCGGAAACCCGCGCCCTTCTGGCGTGGCGAAGCCCACCGGTGAGGATGGGCTCTATCGTGCGCGCGCCGGTGATTACCAGGCCATATACCGCATTGAAGATTACCGGCTGTTGCTCCTGGTCATCAAGGTCGGACACCGCCGGGACATCTACCGCTGAGGCGGACCGCGTTAACGCGAGTGGCGAGACGGGGTAGCACAGCGTAACCCGACATTGCGACAGCCTGCGATCGGCGCCGCGCAAAGTCCGGGGCCGGCCAAACACCGGGTAGGGGACAAATTTGGAATTGCTGGTCGTGCTCGCCCTGAATTGCCACCTGGATCGTCAGGGACTAAAATCCGCGCTCCCTAGCCGGGCGGGCTTGGGGCCGAAAGGGCGCGACCGCGCCGACGGGCTTCCCCGCCCTCCCCTTGTCAATCCACGCAGGCAGTCTCCGCCCCATGGCCATCGAACGTACCTTTTCCATCATCAAGCCCGACGCCGTCGCCAAGAACCATATCGGCGATATCTACCAACGCTTTGAGCAGGGCGGGTTGCGCATCCTCGCGGCGCGCATGCTGCACCTGAGTCGCGAACAGGCCTCGGCCTTCTATGCCGTCCACCAGGCGCGCCCCTTCTTCGGGGAACTGGTCGATTTCATGACCTCCGGGCCCATCATGGTCCAGGTCCTCGAAGGCGAGAACGCCATCGCCCGCAACCGGGAGTTGATGGGCGCCACCGACCCGGCCAAGGCCGCCCCCGGCACCATCCGCGCCGATTTTGCCCAAGAGGTGACGGAAAACGCGGTTCATGGCTCCGATGGCCCGGATACCGCCGCCGTCGAGATCGCCTTCTTCTTCCCCGAGGGCGTCTGCGAGCGCACCCGCTGAAGGCCCTGTCTGGCCGCGCGGGTGGGGTCTCTCTCGCCCCTCCAGCGCGCCACCCTGGATCAGGCTTGACGTTAACAATCTTGCCAGCTCGGGTGAGCCTGCCCCGCCAGCGCCTCTCTCCCGCTCATACCGCCCCGAGGCTCCCCCGTGACGCATCCCACCCTGGTTCTGGCCTCGACCTCCCCTTTCCGCCGCGAACTCCTGCGGCGACTAGGCCTGCCCTTCCTCACCGCCGCCCCGGAGGTGGATGAGGCGCGCCAGCCCGGCGAGTCCCCGGAGGCCCTGGTGACGCGCTTGGCGGAGGCCAAGGCCCGGGCCGTGGCGGCAGCCTTCCCGGCGGCCCTGATCATCGGCTCGGATCAGGTGGCCTGCGTCGATGATGCGATTCTGGGCAAGCCCGGCAATCGCGAGCGGGCCCTGACCCAGCTCACCCAGGCCGCGGGCAAGGCCGTGGTCTTTCAGACCGGGCTCTGCCTCCTGAACAGCGCCACCGGCCGGGCCCAGGTGACGCGTGAGCCTTTTCGCGTCCACTTCCGCGCCCTGACCCAGAACCAGATCACCGGCTACCTGGACCGGGAACGGCCCTACCAGTGCGCGGGCAGCTTCAAATCCGAGGGGTTGGGCATCGCCCTGTTCAAGCGGCTGGAGGGCGACGACCCCAGCGCCCTCGTCGGGCTGCCCCTCATCCGGCTGGTGGCCATGCTGGAGGCCGAGGGTGTCGATATCCTCGGTCATCCGGACTGAATTGAAGCTAGCCGTTACCGGTTTAGCCGCGATCCCTCGCGATTACCGGGCCATGGGATAGGCGCCGCCCGCCAGTTCAACGAAGGCATTGACCATGGCCGTCCCCATGCGATTGGCCAGACGTTCGAACAGGTCCTTCTTGGCGGTGAACTCCACCAGCTTCTCGGCGCCGATCACGTCGCGGGCGACCGATTCCGTGCTACCGAGGTGGTCGGCCAGGCCCAATTCGAGGCTGTCCTCGCCGTTCCAGAAAAGACCGCTAAAGATCTCCTCGCCGCCCTTGAGCTTGTCGCCTCGCCCCGCCTTCACCACGCTGATGAACTGCTGGTGGAGTTGGTCCAACTGGCCCTGCAAAAATACCTTTTGGGTCTCGGGCATCGGGGAAAAGGGGTCGAGGATGCCCTTGTTGGCGCCGGCGGTCAGCAGACGGCGCTCGATACCCAGTTCCTCGATGGCCTGCTGGAAGCCAAAGGCATCGATACGCACCCCAATGGAACCGATTAGGCTGGCCTTGTCCACATGAATAGCCTCCGCCGCCACGGCCACGTAGTAGCCACCCGATGCACAGAGATCCGAGACCACGGCATGCACTGGGATCGCCGGGTGCTTCTCCCGCAGCCGGCGCACCTCGTCATTGATCTGGCCCGCCTGCACCGGGCTGCCGCCTGGGCTATTAATGCGCAGGATGATGCCCTTGGTGTTTTCGTCCTCGTAAGCCTTGTCGAGGGCGTCGATGACATCCTCGGCGCCGGCCTGGGTACCCACGGCGATGACCCCCTTGATATCGATGACGGCGGTGTGCTTCTCGCCCGGAGTCAGGCGATCGACCAGCTTGTCTTGCCACAGGACCCCCAGGAGCACGAAGAGATAGGCAAAGGTCAGCAGCTTGAAGAGGATGCCCCAGCGCCGGGTCCGTTTCTGCTCCCGCAGGCTGTCAGTAACGACCCGTTCCAGCAGGGACTGTTCCCAGCCCTCCTCCCCCGGCCCCGGCCCCTGGGGAGGACCCTTTTTCCAAAATTTCAGGTTCATGGCGTCTTCACTCGCTCGTTTTAGGGAGGCCGCTGGCAGGGCGGCGTCAGTTAGCGGAGGCCGAGGGTTTGATCGCCCGGCCGTAGGCCGCCGGCAATGGCGACTTCAAGGTGTGGGCCAGCAGGATGCGCGTCTCCAGCTCCCGCATACCGGAGCGGCCAAAGGCAAAGGGCGGCAATTCCTCGACACTCGCGAAATAGGTCCGCAGGGCGGGCAGGTCTTCCTCGATATCGTCCCCTCGCCCCATGATGAGGGCATCGCGACCAACGAAAAGCGTGGGGTCATGGCGGAAGGCAAAGTGGCGCTGGTCCTGGCCGAACACGACGACCGGCAGCGCATCCCCCAGGGCATGATCGATCTTTCCGGCGGTGATCCAATGGGACACCACCACGAACAGATCTGGGCGGTCAAGCAGACCACGCGCCTGGAGTTCGTCGCGCAGGGGCGTCCACTCCAGAGCCTCCAGGGTCGGATCCTTGGCCAGGAGGCCCGGGAACCAGACGCGGCCCAGGCCCGTGGCGGCATGGCCGACGATGATAAAGATCAGACCGACCAGGACGGCGGCGGAGGCGATCGCCCACCGCCGGGGCCAGTCGGTCACGGCGGCCCGCGCCAGGTAAGCCCCCAACACCGGGTAGAGCAGCAGCCAGCCGGGCATTTGCCAATGGGGCAGGCCCCGGCTACCCCAGAGCGGCACGATCGTAAATATGGCAATAGCGGGCAGGGCCAGGCAGAGGCAATACCAGGAGCGCTCCGCCCCGCGCCCGGCGCGCAGGGCGCCCCAGGCGGCGATGACCAGCGGCACGAAGATCCAGGGCAGGATCCACGCCATCTGGCCCGCGATATTGGCGAAAACCTGGCCGACCCGGAGTCCTTGGGGCAGGCCGCGTCCCGCCTGAAAGGCAAGGGACACCCATTGATGTTGCATATTCCAGATGAGGGCGGGCGACACGAGGATGAGAGCGATCAGGGCCCCCACCCAAGGGGCCGGGTGCCGCAACAGGGGCCGCCGCGCGGGCACGCTGACCAGATAGATGATGAGGCCCAGGGCGAACAGGGCGCCATGGTATTTCGACAATCCCCCCAGCCCGAGCCACAGTCCCGCGAAGAGCCAGGTCGTCCAGGCTGAGGGCGGGTCCCCGGCGGGAAAGAGCCCCCGCGCCAGCACCAGGGCAGCGGCCAGCAGAAAGAATTGCAGGGGACCATCCGGCACCAGACCGCCACCGGACAGGGTAAAAAAGGCCGATAAATTGAGCGCCAGCACCGCCCAGACCCCTGCTTGGGCGCCAAACAGGTGGCGGGTCAAGGCGAAGAGCAGCCAGGAGGAACCGGCGAACAGGAGGATGAAGGGCAGCCGCGCCGCACGGCCCTCGCCCAGCACCGGCATGAAGAGGTGGATGAGCCAATAATGCAGGGGCGGATGATCGAAATAG is part of the Chromatiaceae bacterium genome and encodes:
- a CDS encoding S49 family peptidase; translation: MNLKFWKKGPPQGPGPGEEGWEQSLLERVVTDSLREQKRTRRWGILFKLLTFAYLFVLLGVLWQDKLVDRLTPGEKHTAVIDIKGVIAVGTQAGAEDVIDALDKAYEDENTKGIILRINSPGGSPVQAGQINDEVRRLREKHPAIPVHAVVSDLCASGGYYVAVAAEAIHVDKASLIGSIGVRIDAFGFQQAIEELGIERRLLTAGANKGILDPFSPMPETQKVFLQGQLDQLHQQFISVVKAGRGDKLKGGEEIFSGLFWNGEDSLELGLADHLGSTESVARDVIGAEKLVEFTAKKDLFERLANRMGTAMVNAFVELAGGAYPMAR
- a CDS encoding glycosyltransferase family 39 protein, with protein sequence MTLHPGLSFERPARAVLALIGAFLVLRLILAATLGLGVDETYTLANARDLSLSYFDHPPLHYWLIHLFMPVLGEGRAARLPFILLFAGSSWLLFALTRHLFGAQAGVWAVLALNLSAFFTLSGGGLVPDGPLQFFLLAAALVLARGLFPAGDPPSAWTTWLFAGLWLGLGGLSKYHGALFALGLIIYLVSVPARRPLLRHPAPWVGALIALILVSPALIWNMQHQWVSLAFQAGRGLPQGLRVGQVFANIAGQMAWILPWIFVPLVIAAWGALRAGRGAERSWYCLCLALPAIAIFTIVPLWGSRGLPHWQMPGWLLLYPVLGAYLARAAVTDWPRRWAIASAAVLVGLIFIIVGHAATGLGRVWFPGLLAKDPTLEALEWTPLRDELQARGLLDRPDLFVVVSHWITAGKIDHALGDALPVVVFGQDQRHFAFRHDPTLFVGRDALIMGRGDDIEEDLPALRTYFASVEELPPFAFGRSGMRELETRILLAHTLKSPLPAAYGRAIKPSASAN
- a CDS encoding amino acid ABC transporter substrate-binding protein encodes the protein MRLGNFILAIASLLILTLGLSPVRAGEVLEGVKSRGVLRCGVSEGIPGFSERDPEGRWRGLDADFCRAVAAAVIGDGEKVKFVPLSAAERFPALQARKIDLLARNTTWTLVREAVMGIQFTATLYYDGQSFMVPAESPVKHPTDLNGATLCVQKGTTSERNLRPYFERQGLRVKPLVFDSAKEATAAFFGGRCQAYSADSGQLAGARLLAPAGRLAYRILPDLISSEPLAPAVWGGDQQWTTMVRWVFFVLLHAEDLGFTRALANDPPLDFYAALLRWNEQEADALAKSMGVAKGWALRALATVGNYGELFERNLGADSELGLERGLNRLWKDGGLMYAPPYK
- a CDS encoding efflux RND transporter periplasmic adaptor subunit, whose product is MPSKPFTHPPFWLIAISLLVAGCGQGEGPAPLDAAASAPSVEVMAAVKKPIEQQVTFVGRVAAVDKVELRARVEGFLKERRFIEGQPVRVDEVLFLIEPDQYQAIVQEREADLAKAQAEVENTRAQFARGEELLRQKNMSAAEVDKLRAANRVAAAGVEQAQAALAVAQLNLDYTQIKAPVAGRIGRAALTVGNLVGPASGVLATLVSQDPMHILFPVTQRELLDARQRAAANGGEAKELTVRARLPDGSLYDQAGRLDFVDVITNSGTDTVLVRAVFPNPEGLLSDGQYLSVLLAEEEPESAILIPQASQQVDQQGVYVLVLDGDQKVQVRRIQTGPMQGSNSVVLSGLKEGELVVTEGIQKVRPGQIVTATPADAPGAPAAEPGQGDNP
- a CDS encoding DUF3313 domain-containing protein, whose protein sequence is MKPVLLRLVRPLPALTLALLATGCTNTPDAGSAAILGSGTDVTVSDPARLTKSGFLSDYQRLAPVPWADGVQCWSNPQLQAGIYDKVLITRMSVKLKDGQGDGIDPTDLKALTDYFHQALVKALSPKTKVVDKAGPGVLALRIALTDLVPTKVGESALGTLVPYGFVAEIGSGAATGRPAGSTPYLGETGIEMQVIDGGTQKILAECRDTQIGRKYAADDKNGMGGAVQTWTSGYVNSFQAWAYAKNAFDKWAVLIAQRLAALRGAKPQG
- the maf gene encoding septum formation inhibitor Maf, which translates into the protein MTHPTLVLASTSPFRRELLRRLGLPFLTAAPEVDEARQPGESPEALVTRLAEAKARAVAAAFPAALIIGSDQVACVDDAILGKPGNRERALTQLTQAAGKAVVFQTGLCLLNSATGRAQVTREPFRVHFRALTQNQITGYLDRERPYQCAGSFKSEGLGIALFKRLEGDDPSALVGLPLIRLVAMLEAEGVDILGHPD
- the ndk gene encoding nucleoside-diphosphate kinase, translating into MAIERTFSIIKPDAVAKNHIGDIYQRFEQGGLRILAARMLHLSREQASAFYAVHQARPFFGELVDFMTSGPIMVQVLEGENAIARNRELMGATDPAKAAPGTIRADFAQEVTENAVHGSDGPDTAAVEIAFFFPEGVCERTR
- a CDS encoding anion permease, which encodes MSDLQIYLTIGVFAAVILLIALDLIDMTVAALLGLSVLVLTGILDRNDLMETVRVANGPIALLFGGMVVARVLSKTGLFERLGAILLRATGGSGKRFLLLLVALVAPICALLPNATTVILVAPVILGVCRALKIDFVGPMILTAIISNSAGMLTLVGDPATFLVASSIGLSFGEYLRTVSLGGLLAVLAILPLLPWLMRDIWRLRLVLPDPEPAEPIARPGFVILALGVLLVMVLLFLFGESLPNSVPPPSVAIIAASLALLVIHSARVEPVDNVLRDLDWKTLIFLAAIFSLVQAFTKTGLLQGMSLQLYGWFGAEITLVALVMLAGIGFLSSLLANIPVVAASLIMAKGYLVAAQAVPEFALAASFTDWPAATLPLFIAMMFGATLGGNATLIGASANIVGVGICNNQGAHVTFATFARYGVPITLAQLTMGALYVLALTSLLGAAPSTPMAEILP